Proteins found in one Prosthecochloris aestuarii DSM 271 genomic segment:
- a CDS encoding DUF3363 domain-containing protein: MRNEDDVQFRPRLKGRKRSERVPSISSLSRLVRKARGGHVLRGYRAPHVPSPKSYSRRVTVKMRFVKMNAYGRHAATMHIGYLERDNVEKDGSRGQMYGSDGEFRRDDFIRVIDGEPHQFRIIISPEDAHELDLTTFTRDLMKQVEKDLGRELEWGAVNHYNTDHPHTHAVIRGIDRQGREVMIDREYISNGIRRRAQELATRELGVKSEIEYQQDMIRQISAQKVTSLDWRLEQLEQGGVITSEALQGRAGRLHVDKILFRRLQMLESLGLATSGQYGVWYMQEGWKERLRELGIREERFRTMHDAIGGDPSRYRILGLEHREIEGRLTRIGIDDEYRDRYYYIIETRDGKAYYADAGRHSNEAAYAEHDIVKAEMTVDSRAKKADIAINSIATKNDGIYSKEMHLASIKDDMIRLSNRKLVTKEEFVDAHVMRMHKLVSMGLAEPAERDGEWVVDPDMQQKIRELDAKQPLYMVRVQRKGGSLAHQETYRGRTWLDMYTDDPDAAGAHYGFGKEVREAARRRAVFLQNELQVDPADPARARQLDRIERQGLASEHSQKTGYRYRPAEKLMKLQGTVSDTGSLASGRRYAMITSERSREFTLVPWRKEYTASLGKQAEVSRTVSGGRWMMRQIGKDLGR; the protein is encoded by the coding sequence ATGAGAAACGAGGATGATGTACAGTTCCGGCCCCGACTGAAGGGCAGGAAGCGCTCGGAAAGAGTGCCCAGCATATCTTCTCTTTCCAGGCTTGTGCGCAAGGCTCGGGGCGGTCATGTACTGCGCGGCTACCGCGCTCCGCATGTCCCATCACCGAAGTCATACAGCAGGCGTGTGACCGTCAAGATGCGGTTCGTGAAAATGAATGCATACGGCCGTCATGCCGCAACGATGCATATCGGTTACCTCGAACGGGACAATGTGGAAAAAGACGGATCAAGGGGTCAGATGTACGGCAGTGACGGGGAGTTCAGGCGTGATGATTTCATCCGTGTCATCGATGGAGAACCCCATCAGTTCAGGATCATCATATCACCCGAAGACGCACACGAACTTGACCTGACAACCTTCACTCGGGATCTCATGAAGCAGGTAGAGAAAGATCTCGGCAGGGAGCTTGAGTGGGGTGCGGTAAACCACTACAATACCGACCATCCCCACACCCATGCGGTCATCCGGGGCATTGACCGGCAGGGGAGGGAAGTGATGATCGACAGGGAGTATATCTCCAACGGCATCCGTCGACGGGCGCAGGAGCTGGCGACCCGTGAACTTGGTGTAAAGTCGGAGATCGAGTACCAGCAGGACATGATCAGGCAGATATCTGCCCAGAAGGTGACCAGTCTTGACTGGCGCCTTGAACAGCTTGAGCAGGGAGGAGTCATAACATCGGAAGCCCTGCAGGGCAGGGCAGGAAGACTTCATGTCGACAAGATTCTTTTCAGAAGGCTGCAGATGCTTGAGTCGCTGGGACTTGCGACATCAGGCCAGTACGGAGTGTGGTACATGCAGGAAGGGTGGAAGGAGCGTCTCAGGGAGCTGGGTATCCGTGAGGAACGGTTCCGTACCATGCACGATGCCATTGGTGGCGATCCTTCACGGTACCGCATCCTTGGCCTGGAACATCGAGAGATTGAAGGCAGGCTCACCCGTATCGGCATCGATGACGAATACCGCGACCGGTACTACTATATCATCGAGACAAGGGACGGCAAGGCATATTATGCCGATGCAGGCAGGCACAGCAATGAAGCGGCATACGCTGAACACGATATCGTAAAGGCAGAGATGACCGTCGATTCACGCGCAAAAAAAGCTGACATTGCCATTAACAGCATAGCCACGAAAAACGACGGAATTTACAGCAAGGAGATGCATCTTGCTTCCATCAAGGATGATATGATACGGCTGAGTAACCGCAAGTTGGTTACAAAAGAGGAGTTTGTCGATGCGCATGTCATGCGCATGCACAAGCTTGTGAGCATGGGGCTTGCCGAACCTGCTGAAAGGGATGGGGAGTGGGTTGTTGATCCGGATATGCAGCAGAAGATACGGGAGCTTGACGCCAAGCAGCCGCTCTACATGGTCAGGGTTCAGCGTAAAGGCGGTTCTCTTGCACATCAGGAAACATACAGGGGAAGGACCTGGCTGGACATGTATACAGATGATCCGGATGCGGCAGGAGCACATTACGGGTTCGGGAAGGAGGTGCGTGAGGCCGCGCGCAGAAGGGCAGTCTTCCTGCAGAATGAGCTGCAGGTTGATCCAGCAGATCCGGCACGTGCGCGGCAGCTTGACCGTATCGAACGTCAGGGCCTGGCATCAGAGCATTCACAGAAAACCGGATACCGCTACCGTCCTGCGGAGAAGCTGATGAAACTTCAGGGGACCGTCAGTGATACAGGCTCTCTTGCAAGCGGCAGGCGTTATGCAATGATTACCAGCGAGCGTTCACGCGAGTTTACCCTCGTGCCGTGGCGCAAGGAGTATACAGCATCACTTGGAAAACAGGCAGAGGTGTCACGCACGGTGTCTGGAGGCCGTTGGATGATGCGCCAGATCGGAAAAGATCTCGGGAGGTAG
- the trbE gene encoding conjugal transfer protein TrbE, with protein MFNLAQYREPTTRLPDHLPWAALVAPGVILQKDALLQKTVSFRGPDLASSSDAELAAAVGRLNNALRRLGSGWSIFVEAQRQECVSYDPADWIHPAAWLVDKERREQFMQDGAHYESRYYLTFVQALQPGERSGKARRLFYDDPVTRSAAENNERELEAFVKTVQEITDIMQGVFVDVRELDDDETLTYLHSTISSRKHPVKAPDTPMYLDALLPDEAFTNGDIPMLGDNFIPTVTISGFPSESLPGMLDDLNHLEIDYRWVCRYICLDKDEARREIEKYRRQWWSKRKNLFTLLKEEATKESSALLDSDASNKAADADVALQELGEDLVSYGYITCTVTVTHPDLDEARRRMRRVRQVIQSRGFVVRDETLNSKEAWFGSLPGHVYANVRRPMVNTLNLAHMMPLSAIWAGEQANTHLGALTGCSLPHMMCSTTGSTPFRLNLNVGDVGHTLVVGPTGAGKSTLLCMLELQWLKYPDSQVVIFDKDRSARAATMAVGGHYYEPGNEHAPFAFQPLAHIDDQAERVWAAGFVLLLLREQGVKETPALKKEIDSALANLASQTADHRTMTVFTDLVQSREVRDALRPYTIQGNYGQLFDADHEESLKGSWQMIEMNSLMGMHSEALIPALYYLFHRIEQRFDGRPTLLVLDEAWLFLKHDVFMSQMQNWLKTLRKKNVYVVFATQEVADAAESPIMATILSACHTKIYLPDEEALTPGMARAYHTFGLSETEIRLLSQAQKKRDYYYRSPKGRRMFQLEMGDIALSFAGMSSPDDHQFMDRLERENAIGEYASGLLRHRGLDWAAELLEREKARGEEKYSS; from the coding sequence ATGTTCAATCTTGCTCAGTACCGCGAACCGACAACGCGGTTGCCGGACCATCTTCCCTGGGCCGCACTTGTTGCACCGGGTGTGATCCTGCAGAAGGACGCACTGCTGCAGAAAACGGTAAGCTTCAGGGGCCCCGATCTTGCCAGTTCGTCAGACGCCGAGCTTGCTGCAGCAGTCGGACGACTCAACAACGCTCTTCGGAGACTGGGGAGCGGATGGTCGATCTTCGTCGAGGCCCAGCGTCAGGAATGCGTATCCTACGATCCGGCCGACTGGATACATCCTGCGGCATGGCTTGTCGACAAGGAGCGACGGGAGCAGTTCATGCAGGATGGGGCTCATTATGAATCCCGTTACTATCTCACGTTTGTCCAGGCTCTCCAGCCCGGAGAACGTTCAGGAAAGGCCCGCAGACTGTTCTATGACGATCCGGTGACGAGGAGTGCCGCCGAGAACAACGAGAGGGAGCTGGAGGCCTTTGTCAAAACGGTGCAGGAAATAACCGATATCATGCAGGGTGTTTTTGTCGATGTGCGTGAGCTTGATGATGACGAGACGCTGACTTATCTGCACAGCACGATCTCTTCTCGGAAGCATCCTGTCAAGGCGCCCGATACACCGATGTACCTCGATGCCCTCCTGCCGGACGAGGCGTTTACCAACGGTGATATTCCTATGCTTGGTGACAATTTTATTCCGACCGTCACCATCAGTGGTTTTCCCTCAGAATCTCTTCCGGGAATGCTCGATGATCTCAACCATCTCGAGATCGATTACCGTTGGGTGTGCCGCTATATTTGCCTTGACAAGGATGAGGCAAGACGGGAGATAGAGAAGTACCGCCGGCAGTGGTGGTCAAAGCGCAAGAACCTGTTTACACTGCTCAAGGAAGAGGCGACAAAGGAATCTTCCGCACTGCTGGACAGCGATGCGTCCAACAAGGCTGCGGATGCTGACGTTGCGCTTCAAGAACTTGGTGAGGATCTGGTGTCCTATGGCTATATCACCTGTACGGTGACGGTCACCCATCCCGATCTGGATGAAGCCCGGCGCCGCATGCGCCGGGTGCGGCAGGTGATCCAGAGCCGAGGATTTGTTGTCAGGGATGAAACCCTCAACAGCAAGGAGGCATGGTTCGGCAGTCTGCCCGGCCATGTCTATGCCAACGTCAGGCGACCGATGGTCAACACCCTCAACCTTGCCCACATGATGCCGCTGTCGGCAATCTGGGCCGGAGAGCAGGCAAACACGCATCTTGGCGCTCTGACAGGATGCAGTCTTCCGCACATGATGTGCTCCACGACAGGCAGCACGCCGTTCCGGCTGAATCTCAATGTGGGTGATGTCGGCCATACGCTCGTCGTCGGACCGACCGGGGCAGGGAAGTCCACACTGCTTTGCATGCTGGAGCTGCAGTGGCTGAAATATCCCGATTCGCAGGTGGTGATTTTTGACAAGGACCGTTCAGCACGGGCGGCAACGATGGCAGTCGGAGGTCATTACTACGAACCGGGCAACGAGCATGCTCCGTTCGCATTCCAGCCGCTTGCCCATATCGATGACCAGGCAGAAAGAGTCTGGGCAGCCGGATTTGTGCTGCTGCTGCTTCGGGAGCAGGGCGTGAAAGAAACGCCGGCCTTGAAAAAGGAAATCGACAGTGCGCTTGCCAATCTTGCCTCGCAGACCGCCGACCACCGTACCATGACCGTGTTCACGGACCTGGTCCAGTCACGGGAAGTGCGTGACGCACTGAGGCCCTACACCATTCAGGGGAATTACGGCCAGCTGTTCGATGCCGACCATGAGGAAAGCCTGAAGGGATCATGGCAGATGATCGAGATGAACTCGCTGATGGGCATGCACAGCGAAGCGCTCATACCTGCGCTGTACTACCTTTTCCATCGGATTGAACAGCGTTTTGACGGGCGTCCGACACTGCTTGTGCTTGATGAAGCGTGGCTCTTTTTGAAGCATGATGTGTTCATGTCGCAGATGCAGAACTGGCTGAAAACATTGAGGAAGAAAAACGTCTATGTCGTCTTTGCCACGCAGGAAGTTGCCGATGCAGCAGAATCGCCCATCATGGCCACTATCCTGTCTGCATGTCATACCAAGATCTATCTCCCGGACGAAGAGGCGCTCACTCCGGGTATGGCGCGAGCATACCATACGTTTGGCCTCTCCGAGACGGAAATCAGGCTGCTCTCACAGGCGCAGAAAAAACGGGACTACTACTACCGCTCTCCGAAAGGACGTAGGATGTTCCAGCTTGAAATGGGTGACATTGCCCTGTCCTTTGCCGGCATGTCATCACCTGATGATCATCAGTTCATGGACCGGCTGGAGAGGGAAAATGCAATTGGGGAATATGCGTCAGGACTGCTGCGCCACAGGGGTCTGGACTGGGCAGCGGAACTGCTTGAACGTGAAAAAGCCCGGGGCGAAGAGAAGTATTCATCATGA
- a CDS encoding VirB3 family type IV secretion system protein, with amino-acid sequence MSEEYSVPVHRSLAEVILIGGLPRTVAILLWTTAGAAGFGMQQLWVLPVAIVLHVVLAMTAKRDPHFFDVFVRALKSPKRLDP; translated from the coding sequence ATGAGCGAAGAGTATTCCGTGCCGGTACACCGCTCGCTTGCGGAAGTGATCCTTATCGGCGGTCTGCCGAGAACTGTGGCAATACTGCTGTGGACGACAGCCGGGGCAGCAGGTTTCGGCATGCAGCAGCTCTGGGTATTGCCGGTGGCCATCGTGCTCCATGTCGTCCTTGCCATGACGGCAAAGCGTGATCCGCATTTTTTCGATGTCTTTGTGCGGGCGCTGAAATCCCCCAAACGTCTTGATCCATAG
- the trbF gene encoding conjugal transfer protein TrbF produces the protein MKAQTKTWKPEGDPATPYRRAQKEWDDRMGSAIVQAKNWRLATFATICFIALPSLCGMIYLGSQPKAVPHIVEVQQDGSAVYHGPAGKAWEQYTPSAASVRYHLSRFVTNTRMISSDQAVVKRNWLDAYSLLTPSARNTLNEYARKHDPFIRSERERVSVQVLSMVPMSSDSWQIDWREDTWGPRGESMGQSYWRGIFRVITQKPETEEMLAGNPIGLYIDEFHWSKIQR, from the coding sequence ATGAAAGCACAAACCAAGACCTGGAAACCCGAGGGAGACCCGGCTACGCCCTATCGGCGTGCACAGAAAGAGTGGGACGACCGCATGGGCAGTGCGATCGTCCAGGCAAAGAACTGGCGCCTGGCGACATTCGCCACGATCTGTTTCATCGCCCTGCCCTCGCTCTGCGGCATGATCTATCTCGGATCACAGCCGAAAGCCGTGCCGCATATCGTCGAAGTCCAGCAGGATGGAAGCGCCGTCTACCATGGCCCCGCAGGCAAGGCATGGGAACAGTACACCCCATCAGCCGCATCGGTACGCTATCACCTCAGCCGATTTGTCACCAACACCCGGATGATCTCATCCGACCAGGCGGTGGTGAAACGCAACTGGCTTGACGCCTACAGCCTTCTGACACCCAGTGCCCGCAACACCCTCAACGAGTATGCCCGCAAGCACGACCCCTTCATCCGTTCGGAACGAGAGCGTGTCAGCGTGCAGGTGCTCTCAATGGTCCCGATGTCCTCCGACAGCTGGCAGATCGACTGGCGTGAAGACACCTGGGGACCACGAGGGGAGAGCATGGGCCAGTCCTACTGGCGAGGCATCTTCAGGGTGATCACCCAGAAACCCGAAACCGAAGAGATGCTGGCAGGCAATCCCATCGGGCTCTACATCGACGAATTCCACTGGTCAAAAATCCAACGCTAA
- a CDS encoding TrbC/VirB2 family protein, with the protein MKKHVLLLPVLILLMSNAAYAASTGMPWEGPLDQLLNSLTGPVSRVIGAVSIISLGLGLAFSEGGGVMRKALWVVMGLAIAYNAVSWGIGFMGFGGGLLV; encoded by the coding sequence ATGAAAAAACATGTCCTCCTTCTGCCGGTTCTGATATTGCTGATGTCGAATGCCGCATATGCAGCATCAACAGGTATGCCCTGGGAAGGTCCGCTTGACCAGCTCCTCAACTCGCTCACCGGCCCTGTTTCACGTGTCATCGGTGCTGTCTCCATTATTTCTCTTGGTCTTGGCCTTGCGTTTTCAGAAGGTGGAGGCGTCATGAGAAAAGCGCTCTGGGTCGTCATGGGCCTTGCCATCGCCTACAATGCGGTAAGCTGGGGTATCGGGTTCATGGGATTTGGCGGAGGACTGCTGGTATGA
- the trbB gene encoding P-type conjugative transfer ATPase TrbB: protein MASLRTAVAPIVDFLDDDNIVEIMLNPDGAVWVEESGRGMYRTSVVMDRDSAERLIRLAAAAMNFEINERRPFLSATLPGWKARLQASVPPIVSSPVFALRKPPSTVFTLQDYVERRVMTPAQASLLEQAVRRKRNIVIGGGTGSGKTTLGNALLQVVADTDDRVYLVEDSTELQCRAENMVQVLVQPPIYTHQQAIMDAMRFRPDRIIVGEVRDGAALELLKAWNTGHPGGIATIHANHAAAILDRFVQLCEEIVHAAPKYLIAEAVDICVHIQRDHHHPAGRVVSDICMVSGLDPRGGWLLEPIGEEACPESVHEYLSDLSPT from the coding sequence ATGGCATCACTGCGTACGGCTGTTGCCCCCATTGTAGACTTCCTGGATGATGACAACATCGTTGAAATCATGCTCAATCCTGACGGAGCCGTCTGGGTTGAGGAGTCGGGGCGCGGCATGTACCGCACATCAGTTGTCATGGACCGCGACAGCGCAGAGCGATTGATCCGCCTGGCAGCTGCGGCAATGAATTTCGAGATAAACGAGAGGCGCCCATTTCTTTCTGCGACCCTTCCAGGCTGGAAGGCGCGTCTGCAGGCCTCTGTTCCCCCTATTGTTTCCTCTCCGGTTTTTGCGCTGCGAAAACCTCCCTCAACGGTATTTACGCTGCAGGACTATGTGGAACGCAGGGTCATGACGCCGGCGCAGGCATCCCTGCTTGAGCAGGCAGTGCGCCGGAAGCGCAATATCGTCATCGGCGGAGGCACGGGGTCGGGAAAGACCACCCTTGGTAATGCCCTCCTGCAGGTCGTTGCCGACACTGATGACCGTGTCTACCTGGTGGAGGACAGCACCGAGCTGCAGTGCCGGGCTGAAAACATGGTGCAGGTCCTGGTGCAGCCACCCATTTACACCCATCAGCAGGCCATCATGGATGCCATGCGCTTCAGGCCTGACAGGATTATTGTCGGTGAAGTGCGCGACGGTGCCGCCCTGGAGCTGCTCAAGGCCTGGAATACCGGTCATCCCGGCGGTATAGCGACGATACACGCCAATCATGCCGCCGCCATTCTCGACCGTTTCGTGCAGCTGTGTGAGGAGATTGTGCATGCGGCACCGAAATACCTGATTGCCGAAGCAGTTGATATCTGTGTGCATATCCAGCGGGATCATCATCATCCTGCCGGTCGTGTGGTCAGCGACATCTGCATGGTGTCAGGTCTTGACCCGCGGGGCGGATGGCTGCTGGAGCCGATAGGTGAAGAGGCCTGTCCGGAATCTGTTCATGAATACCTTTCAGACCTGTCCCCTACGTGA
- a CDS encoding conjugal transfer protein TraG: protein MKQKRAVHVFYGHVATGLLFMLLGTWAATQYVAFLLGYQPQLGEPLMIIGGYPVYEPWAWMFWSYHFEPYAPHVFEYASRITYASFFAMAGVMVVLSILRAKRQRQAGTYGTARWATEKELDEAGILAEEGIVLAQTRDARYASAVSRHNGEAEVKWVMKKPGAAILRHNGPEHVFCFAPTRSGKGVGLVIPTLLAWKGSCVVYDIKKENWAATAGWRRQFSHCWCFEPTSPHSVRFNPLMEIRQGDNEVRDVQNVADILVDPEGVKDRLDHWEKTGHALLVGAILHVLYAEEDKTLSGVAGFLANPGRSIEETLGMMLSHHHLEGHPHPVVASCAREMLNKSENELSGVLSTAMSFLGLYRDPVIARSTAVSDFRISDLMQGDRPVSLYLVVPPSDIDRTKPLIRLMLNQMGRRLTEKIGFGKKHYRHRLLMMLDEFPSLGRLGFYETELAYMAGYGIKCIMIAQSLNQIEKVYGQNNAILDNSHVRITYGALDERTAKRISDLLGQATEKRQQLNYAGNRLAPWLGHVMQSEQESPRPLLTPGEILQLPGDDALVMIGGLPPYRAKKLMYYQDRRFEGMAWRPAPDTPEEQQKELPEHVAPPAWMDYASERNETRYDTSYIDASGCSCGEGSGPGMSAHDDDESEEHQDLQHDHEQEHVLERMHPEDELYEGIIPEHAEDDEASVPGHQQPADESERRSRRQDRNRTIELSRTPGGGDLPL, encoded by the coding sequence ATGAAGCAGAAACGAGCTGTCCACGTCTTTTACGGTCACGTTGCAACCGGGCTCCTGTTTATGCTGTTGGGAACCTGGGCGGCAACACAGTATGTCGCGTTTCTGCTTGGATACCAGCCGCAGCTGGGAGAACCGCTGATGATCATCGGCGGATACCCCGTTTATGAACCATGGGCATGGATGTTCTGGTCCTATCATTTTGAACCCTATGCACCGCATGTATTCGAGTATGCAAGCCGGATCACCTATGCGAGTTTTTTTGCCATGGCAGGAGTCATGGTTGTGCTCTCGATTCTCAGGGCGAAAAGACAGCGGCAGGCAGGTACGTACGGTACCGCACGCTGGGCCACGGAAAAAGAGCTTGACGAGGCGGGTATCCTTGCTGAAGAGGGGATTGTGCTTGCCCAGACCAGGGATGCACGGTATGCGTCTGCAGTCAGCAGACACAACGGTGAAGCAGAGGTCAAATGGGTCATGAAAAAACCGGGTGCGGCCATCCTTCGTCATAACGGCCCTGAACACGTGTTCTGCTTTGCTCCGACGCGCTCAGGCAAAGGGGTGGGACTGGTCATACCTACACTGCTTGCCTGGAAAGGCAGCTGTGTCGTCTACGATATCAAAAAAGAGAACTGGGCTGCGACAGCAGGATGGAGACGTCAGTTCTCACACTGCTGGTGCTTCGAGCCCACCTCTCCCCATTCCGTTCGGTTCAACCCGCTGATGGAGATACGGCAGGGAGACAACGAGGTGCGGGATGTGCAGAATGTCGCTGATATCCTTGTCGATCCTGAAGGTGTCAAGGACCGTCTGGACCACTGGGAAAAAACCGGTCATGCGCTGCTTGTCGGGGCAATCCTGCATGTGCTCTATGCTGAAGAAGACAAGACGCTTTCAGGAGTAGCCGGTTTTCTTGCCAACCCGGGCCGCAGCATCGAAGAAACGCTGGGAATGATGCTGTCCCATCACCACCTGGAAGGACATCCCCATCCGGTCGTGGCGTCCTGTGCTCGGGAAATGCTCAACAAAAGTGAAAACGAGCTGTCGGGTGTGCTGTCCACCGCCATGAGCTTTCTCGGCCTCTACCGGGACCCGGTGATAGCACGCAGCACTGCGGTATCTGATTTCCGGATCAGTGACCTGATGCAGGGCGACAGGCCGGTGAGCCTCTACCTGGTTGTCCCTCCTTCGGATATCGACCGCACCAAGCCGCTTATACGGCTCATGCTCAACCAGATGGGACGACGGCTGACGGAGAAAATAGGGTTTGGAAAGAAGCATTACCGTCACCGTCTGCTCATGATGCTCGATGAGTTTCCGAGTCTTGGCAGGCTGGGTTTTTACGAGACAGAGCTGGCCTACATGGCAGGCTACGGCATCAAGTGCATCATGATCGCCCAGTCCCTCAACCAGATCGAGAAGGTCTACGGGCAGAACAATGCCATCCTTGACAATTCCCATGTGCGTATCACCTACGGAGCACTCGATGAACGGACCGCCAAACGCATATCTGATCTGCTCGGGCAGGCGACGGAAAAACGGCAGCAGCTCAATTATGCAGGAAATCGTCTCGCGCCATGGCTGGGCCACGTCATGCAGTCGGAGCAGGAGAGCCCCCGTCCGCTCCTGACGCCGGGAGAAATCCTTCAGCTGCCCGGCGACGATGCGCTGGTCATGATAGGAGGTCTTCCTCCATACCGGGCGAAGAAGCTGATGTACTACCAGGACAGACGGTTCGAGGGGATGGCTTGGAGGCCGGCGCCCGATACACCAGAGGAACAGCAGAAAGAGCTCCCTGAACACGTTGCGCCGCCAGCCTGGATGGATTATGCATCTGAAAGAAATGAAACGCGTTATGATACTTCTTATATTGACGCATCAGGCTGTTCCTGCGGTGAAGGATCTGGTCCGGGGATGAGCGCACATGATGATGATGAATCTGAAGAGCATCAGGATCTGCAGCATGATCATGAACAGGAGCACGTGCTGGAGCGGATGCATCCGGAAGATGAACTGTATGAAGGGATAATCCCTGAACATGCTGAAGATGATGAAGCCTCAGTGCCCGGACACCAGCAGCCCGCCGATGAGAGTGAACGCAGGAGCAGGCGACAGGACAGAAACAGGACCATTGAACTGAGCAGAACGCCAGGAGGAGGAGATTTGCCGTTATGA
- the trbL gene encoding P-type conjugative transfer protein TrbL yields the protein MNTGILTSTLHTFIDAFNAGYAKLYPHIEWLIWVMLGIELVMLGLWWALGGGEQLAAVMKKLLYLLVWLWIVQNFQTLAKTFVWSLAEAGEIAGGRTPDHKLLTDPTAIINIGLDISAPLADQVGREGWDIGNALAFSLMWLMSALAFLIMGWQMFYALLEFYILITLVGILLPFGFFEPTKFMAEKSIGAVISSGVKLMVLSFIIAISHTILTSLPIPSGFIDLETGLTIVLISGAIAFLAWNAPGIAAGLVVGSPSLSAATGAQNALAAGLAGGGALVATAAAGKFAATKVASLAGKFGSVSTKSGQMASLAKAGGVGGIDGPGGPSQMGATPGGSPGGSPSGTPSGGSSSSGEDRNKSSGKKNPPKWAQQALQASRHIPEEARPSGGDSSPKL from the coding sequence ATGAATACAGGCATCCTGACAAGTACCCTGCATACCTTCATTGATGCTTTTAATGCAGGTTACGCAAAACTATACCCTCATATCGAATGGCTTATATGGGTTATGCTCGGTATAGAGCTCGTAATGCTCGGTCTTTGGTGGGCTCTTGGTGGTGGTGAACAGTTGGCTGCTGTGATGAAGAAGCTGCTCTATTTGCTTGTATGGCTGTGGATTGTTCAGAATTTTCAGACGCTAGCAAAAACTTTTGTTTGGTCACTTGCTGAGGCTGGTGAAATAGCTGGAGGAAGAACGCCTGATCACAAACTCCTTACTGACCCTACTGCTATCATCAATATTGGCCTGGATATTTCAGCCCCATTGGCTGATCAGGTTGGTAGAGAAGGGTGGGATATCGGAAATGCGCTAGCCTTCTCCCTGATGTGGTTGATGTCTGCGCTTGCATTTCTGATCATGGGTTGGCAGATGTTCTATGCGTTATTGGAGTTTTACATCCTAATTACACTTGTTGGAATCCTATTGCCTTTTGGTTTTTTCGAACCAACAAAATTCATGGCTGAAAAATCGATTGGGGCTGTGATATCGTCTGGCGTAAAGTTGATGGTGCTCTCCTTTATCATTGCTATCAGTCATACAATTTTAACCTCACTGCCTATTCCTAGTGGCTTTATTGATCTTGAAACAGGGTTAACCATCGTATTGATCAGCGGAGCCATAGCATTCCTTGCCTGGAATGCGCCAGGTATTGCTGCAGGTCTCGTTGTGGGAAGTCCGTCACTGTCGGCTGCAACAGGCGCACAAAACGCTCTGGCTGCCGGGCTGGCGGGTGGCGGTGCTCTTGTGGCGACCGCAGCAGCCGGGAAGTTTGCAGCTACCAAAGTAGCTAGTCTTGCTGGCAAATTCGGCAGTGTGAGCACTAAATCAGGCCAGATGGCATCTCTTGCCAAAGCTGGTGGAGTTGGTGGTATCGATGGACCAGGAGGGCCTTCGCAGATGGGTGCCACTCCGGGTGGTTCTCCCGGTGGTTCCCCTTCCGGAACGCCTTCAGGCGGTTCATCGTCATCCGGAGAAGACAGGAACAAGTCATCCGGAAAAAAGAACCCGCCAAAGTGGGCCCAGCAGGCACTGCAGGCTTCACGGCATATACCTGAAGAAGCAAGGCCGTCGGGAGGAGACAGCAGTCCCAAACTGTAA
- the trbJ gene encoding P-type conjugative transfer protein TrbJ, with product MIRKYIRMAAVAGIGMTASFTLPPTLHAVWPVIDAANLSRNTVTSVQMVQDVLHQVTQIQNQIRQYEATLQSLQSLDASTWQQVQSLLRAQTGEFNELFYNLDAIGYNLSQIDNQFNTLFPERTDWEDIDTADFEQYYRDWNTELNESAKTAMKAQASIARVQDYNDEVQAILSRSGGAQGEVRQMQAQNQMLAVINNQLGDLTGTISASGRITATMAAKTAAREEAERELNRRAIENYGGKRTDFQFRELP from the coding sequence ATGATCAGGAAATACATCAGAATGGCCGCGGTAGCGGGAATTGGAATGACGGCATCTTTTACCCTTCCGCCCACTCTGCATGCGGTATGGCCCGTTATCGATGCTGCCAACCTCAGCCGCAATACGGTAACATCGGTTCAGATGGTGCAGGATGTCCTGCACCAGGTGACGCAGATCCAGAACCAGATCAGGCAGTACGAGGCGACACTGCAGTCTCTGCAGAGCCTCGATGCTTCTACCTGGCAGCAGGTCCAGTCGCTGCTGCGTGCACAGACAGGGGAGTTCAATGAACTGTTCTACAACCTGGACGCTATAGGCTACAACCTGAGCCAGATTGATAACCAGTTCAACACTTTGTTTCCGGAGCGAACAGACTGGGAGGATATCGACACCGCTGATTTTGAGCAATACTACAGGGACTGGAACACTGAACTGAATGAAAGCGCGAAAACAGCAATGAAAGCACAGGCTTCAATAGCGCGTGTTCAGGACTACAACGATGAGGTACAGGCAATTCTTTCCCGATCCGGAGGCGCTCAGGGCGAAGTCAGGCAGATGCAAGCTCAGAACCAGATGCTGGCTGTGATAAACAATCAACTTGGGGATCTAACAGGGACAATTTCTGCAAGTGGTCGTATCACCGCAACGATGGCGGCAAAGACAGCGGCCAGAGAGGAGGCCGAGCGGGAGCTTAACAGAAGAGCAATTGAGAATTATGGTGGAAAAAGAACAGATTTTCAATTTCGTGAACTTCCATAA